One genomic region from Magallana gigas chromosome 3, xbMagGiga1.1, whole genome shotgun sequence encodes:
- the LOC117692666 gene encoding uncharacterized protein: MDRTFMKMVHIFSLFVTGYSQSTCRPPGPDGIPFCCPFYFLKQNVCVECSPGYSNPTNDINCSLPCSYPSYGARCEGRCNCSKEGCHHVYGCPVTSTSSQTRKLTSLILSKLSPNKGKY; encoded by the exons ATGGATAGAACATTTATGAAGATGGTTCacatattttcattgtttgtCACAGGGTACTCACAATCAACATGCAGACCTCCGGG ACCTGATGGGATACCCTTCTGCTGTCCTttctactttttaaaacaaaacgtaTGTGTCG AATGCTCCCCAGGATACTCTAACCCAACCAATGACATCAACTGCAGTTTACCGTGTAGTTATCCATCATACGGAGCTCGGTGTGAGGGTCGCTGTAACTGTTCCAAGGAGGGCTGTCACCACGTCTACGGATGTCCCGTGACCA GTACCAGTTCACAAACTAGAAAATTGACTTCTTTAATCCTTTCCAAACTTAGTCCTAACAAAGGCAAGTACTAA
- the LOC117692670 gene encoding uncharacterized protein, which produces MAHVYQSLKYVAFIATISLGKCQSVCGPPGADGRPAYCPYYFPKNNECEECPPGLSSLLNADNCSLPCGYPSYGARCESVCNCSKKDCHHVYGCPLASTKGTIQKTSAIHYISITFHTGLTITIITETLFTALKATVSSRA; this is translated from the exons ATGGCACATGTTTATCAGTCTTTAAAATATGTTGCATTTATTGCAACAATTAGCTTGGGAAAATGTCAATCTGTTTGCGGGCCACCTGG AGCTGATGGAAGACCAGCTTACTGTCcatattattttccaaaaaacaatgaatgtgaag AATGTCCCCCAGGACTATCTAGCCTATTAAATGCTGACAACTGCAGTTTACCGTGTGGTTATCCATCATACGGAGCCCGGTGTGAGAGTGTGTGTAACTGTTCCAAGAAGGACTGCCACCACGTCTATGGATGTCCTCTAGCCA gTACTAAAGGAACCATTCAGAAAACATCTGCGATCCATTATATATCCATTACATTTCACACAG GTCTGACTATCACAATCATCACAGAGACACTGTTTACTGCACTGAAGGCCACAGTGTCCTCTAGGGCATAG